GGCTACGTGGCATATTGGGTCAGAGATTCTGACCAGTACTGTCGACGATGGCCTCTCGCCCATCGCCAGTGTCGTATGCGAAAAGGCCTTTGCCAAGGCGCCTCTGGTCTTTAGTGAGCTCGTCAATCGAGACACGTTGTCCTCCAATGCCGCGAAGGCACAACGCCTTCTGATGCACCGCATGCTCTCCCATGCCGATCAGGAAGAGCTCGGCTTTGAGGGTTACCCAGCTGAAGCTGGCCTCTATCACACCATACTGGCGCCGCTCCAGCTCCACGGACTCAACGGGACATCAACGGGCTTCCGAACGCTCGCTCAACTGGAGGAGATGGGGGGATCAAGCATCGTCGCGCTCTGGCAGGACTGGAAGGCGCAGTTGGTCCAGTCGCGGTCAACGGTTCCCCTGTCCGCGCTGTTTGAAACGGCCAGGCAGGCTCCTTATGGCGTGCGTAATGGACTGCTTCCCATATTCGCATTGGCCTTCTTCTTGGCCCATCGAAGCGAGATCACCTTGTACATCGATGGCATGTTCACGCCGGAGATGAGCGACGCGGATTCCGATGCGTGGCTCCAGGATGCAACTCGCATTGGTTGGAAGTGGCTTCACATTGATGAGAGTGCGCGCAAGATGCTGCGGCAGCTTGCTCGCCGCCTTGAGCCTATTGCTGATCGACCTGTGCAGGCCGACCCGTTGGACTCGGCTAGAGCGCTTGTGGCTTGGGCATTCTCGCTTCCTACGTGGACTCGCAAGACTACATCGGTCAGTGAGCCGGCCCGGAATGTGCGATCTGTTCTGCTGCGCGCATCTGATCCGCTCAAGACGATTTTCGTTGACCTTCCTGACGCACTTGGCCTCAAGCCGGGCAAAGAGATCGTTGATGTCATCATCAACGTCGTCAATGAGCTCGACTCCGCCTACAACCAGGTACTAAGTAAGCTCGGGGATCAAATGCTGATTTCTCTGGCGCACACTGGGCCGCTGTCTCGACTTCGGTCGCGAGCGAAAGCCATTGCAGGCAGGACAGGCGACTTCCGAATCGATGCATTTGTCTCGAGACTGGCTGAATACGATGGGCTTTCTACTCAAAATGAGAGTCTGGCCTCACTCGCCACCAACCGTGCTGCCCGCGACTTCACCGATCAGGACGTAGAGCGCGCCGGCATTCAGCTAGCCGACTGGGCGTTTCAGTTCCGGCGACTGGAGCTCCTGGCTTCAGTCCAGGGGCGTCCGTCGGGCCGTCATGCGCTCGCTGTGGCCTTCGGTAGCCAGAGAACCGTCAGTGCCACCATCGATGTGGCAGACGAGGATCGAGAGGTCATCTCTCAGGTTCGCGACGTAATTCTAGCTGCAGCGAAAAGAGACGGCGTGACGAAGGAGCTGTACCTCGCTGCTTTGGCAGAGGCGGGCGCAGCAATGCTTGAGAACGCAATGGAGGCGGAGGTCGGTAATGGCTGAACATCATGTTCTGGGTATCTCTGGGGGCAAGGACAGCGCGGCACTAGCGGTCTACATGCGGCTCAACCATCCTGAGTTGGATCTCAAGTACTTCTTCACTGACACCGGCAAGGAGCTGCCGGAGGTCTACGACTTCCTCGGAAGTCTCGAAGGGTTCCTGGGTAAAGAAATTCTCAGGCTCAACCCTCAGCGCGATTTCGACTTCTGGCTGCGCGAGTACAACAACTTTCTTCCTTCGCCTCGGAGCCGTTGGTGCACCCGTCAGCTCAAGCTGACCCCGTTCCGGAATTGGATCAAGCCTTGGCTCGATGCGGGAGACACGGTCCATAGCTATGTAGCTATTCGTTCGGATGAGAACCATCGCGAAGGATACGACTCTGGCCATCGGAACTTGACCGTACACCTCCCATTCCGAGAAGCAGGCGTCGACCACTCGGGCGTGATGGAGCTACTGGACGGTGCCGGCGTCGGACTGCCCAAGTACTACGAATGGCGGTCTCGCAGTGGTTGCACGTTCTGCTTCTTCCAGCAAAAGATCGAGTGGGTACGGCTCAAGCAGCAGCATCCTGACAGATTTGAAGAGGCCAAGATGTATGAGAAGACTGCCTTGGAACATGGTTCACCATTCACCTGGAGCGACCGTGAATCCCTAACTGAACTGGAGCAGCCCGAGCGCATCGAGGCGATCGAGCGGGACTTTGAGCGACGGAAGGAGAAGTCCGCAAGCCGTGGTCGAATCAATCCACTTCGACAAGGGGTAGAGTTGCCGGCTGGCGTGGAAATGGAAGAGCTATTTGGCGAGACCACCGCCTGTGTTATTTGCCAGAAATAGAGATGCCCGATGAAGTCTCCCGCGCCCATTTATGCCGACTTTGCCTCTTCCGCCCCACCGTTGCCCGAAGTCGTAGATGCAATGATGGAATGGCTAGGCGGCTCGCATGCCAATCCTCACGCTGACCACCTGCCTGGTCATCGCGCGGCAAGAGCTGTTGAGGATGCGCGTCAACAGATCGCTGACCTCATTGAAGCTGACCCGGATGGCGTGGTTTTCACTTCCGGCGCGACCGAATCAAACAACCTGGCCCTGAAAGGACTGGCTGGCTCATGCGGTGAAGGGCTGCTCTTCAGCCCTTTGGACCACAGCTCTATCGTCGAGGTGGCCCGCTATCTTGGCCAGAGCGGCTCCTGCCGCGTCAGACAGCAAGCATGATGCACACGGTAGTGTCTCCGCCAGCGAGGTAGAGAATGCACTAGCGGCTAGTCAGGGGAGGGCGCTGGTCGCGCTGGCGCACGGAAACAATGAAATCGGCACTATTCAGGCGCTGACTGAGATCGGCACTGCTGTTTCAGACCGGGGCCACCTTCTCCATCTGGACGCTTCCAGACGGCGGCGCATATCGGCATATCCGCACGCATGCACGGCTCTGGCTCTCACAAGCTCTACGCCGGCGGGGATCGGGGTGCTCTGGGTAGATCCCAGTCACCAGGCGGACTTGCTTCCAATGTTTCACGGGGGGGGGCAGCAGAGGGGGATTCGATCAGGCACTGTTCCCATATACCTGGCCGTCGGATTGGGGGTGGCCGCTCGGCTTGCTCGGGATCATATGGAACAGGCACGTACTCACCTGCAGGCCATGGCTTCGCAGTTCATTGCGGCCCTCGCCGGCCGCGGTCTAGCGCCTGTTGTCATTGGTCACCCCTCCGATCGCCTGCCTGGGCACCTTAGTGTCCGGTTCCCGGGTGTGGCGGCACCAGACTTGCTGGCCAGGCTATTGCCACTATTGGCAGTGTCCACTGGGGCGGCGTGTTCAGCTGGCGAGCTAAGGGCATCTAGGGTGCTGAGGGAGCTTGTTGGATGAGGAGACGGCTGGTGAGGGGCTCAGGATCAGCTTTGGGCGGACGACTACCGCTAAAGAAGTTGGGCTGCCGAATACATGTCAGATGCCGTCCGTGAAGTCTTAGATTCATTCTAGGGGCGCCTGGAGTGAAATGAGCTCGGCGGGGATGGGAAGTCTTGGCGGAACTAGCAAAGGGATGTGGAAGCCGCAATAAGAAGGCAGTGTCAGTTCGACGGCAGAAGCTGAAGGTGGCTTCGAGTAAAGGCAAGAAGCCGACAGGCCCAAAGTCATTCCGCGTGGCCGCGCGCACCATTCTGCATCTTGGCCGCGAGCTGATCACGTCCGATGAGATCGCGATCAATGAGTTGGTCAAGAACGCCTTTGATGCAGGCTCTCCCAATGCCGACGTCGACGATCGTCTGCCCGGTTCCTCCTTCCGAAGTAGCAAGCCTGATCCAGATGGTCAGGGATAGCACAGAGTCGCTTGCGAACGTTAAGAGCGGTGTCATCGTAGAGTTGAACAATGCGGCAGAGGAGCGTGACCTTAAGAAGATCGCCGCGGATCACTTTGATCTGTGTATCGAAGAGATTGGTCGCGCTCGCAGCGAAGACACTGTTGTGGACATCCTGGAGAGGTTGAATTACCTCGAGGTCTCCGACACAGGTCATGGAATGGCTCCTAGTACGATTGTCCCAGTCTTCCTCACAGTGGGAACTGACAACAAAGTACTGAATCCAAGTAGCCCGACGGCACTGAGCGCTTGGTAATAAAGGGATTGGTCGCCTGGCCATGATGAGTTGGGTGATCGAGCGAAAGTGACGACTTGGACCGTTGGCTCCTCGCGAGCTACGGCTGTCGTTTGACTGGCGCCATTGATACTGCTGATCTACAAGTCATCCCTATCGCCACGAGTACCTCCAAGGTGCCGGAAGGGATCGCTAGCGGCACTTTGGTGCGTGTCTTCCGCTTAGGAATGACTGGACCGAGAACAATGAGCAGCTCGGGGGCTTGAAATCATTCATCAGGCGCCTGCGCAGTCCCCTTTTCGGCGTCAGAAAATTCAAGATTCGTGTGTCAGTGAACGGTTCCAGGCCGATTGCGACACCTCCGCTTCATGACTCGATGCGTGCTCACGCCGACCAGGTACTGAGCTTCGGTCCGATCCCGGGGGGTCTCATCGCTGATTGACCCTCTTCTGTGGATGAAGCTGAGTGGCGAGAGGTGACCAGGCCGAAGAGCAGCCGCGCTCACTAGTGCGGTCCTACGCATCCTGACTGATACCGATGGCGCAAGGAAGAAGGCCAAGAAGCGCGCCGTTGCGGCAAATGAGCAAGCAACACCTATCGATCTTGATACCTTGAAGGCCATTGGGCCATTCAAGCTCCACATCCTTCGTTTCAACCGCCGTCAGCTGCGCGAGAAGGTCAAGCAGGATTGGGACCTGATACGACGAGAGCTCGATATGTGTCTGGGGCCATCTATCTATCGCGGTTTCCGTGTCGGCTTCTGGATCCGAGAAGGATGGCGACTGGCTGGGCCTGGATGCCAAGGCTCTTCGCGGCAGTGGCTATGTGGTCAATCGGATCCAGGTCATGGGTGCTTTAGAGATCACCCATCGTGGCAATCCTAATCTCAGGGATCTGACTAATCGAGAAGGACTGATCTCGACGCCTGAGGTAGAGGCGCTCAAAGAGCTCCTTATTCGCGTTGCAATCAACCCGCTGCGTGCGTTGGTGCAGATGGAGGATCAGAAGACCCGGCAGCAAGATCTTGAGCGCCTGGTTAGCGATGGAACCTCGACCCTCGCAGACCGACTGATACTTGCCAGCAAGACATTGCTTCGCTTCGCATTGCAGCTCCTGAGCCACTCAAGGCGGCCATCGGCTCTCTAGACTCGCATCTGCACTTCATCTCCGCGCAGGTTACGAAATTTGAAAATGCTGTAGAGAAAGCGGGGAAGGACGGGAGGAAATTCTCGAGCTCGCCGGCGTCGGCAACGTGATGCATGGCGTGATGCACGAGCTGACTCGGACCACGGCTCAAACCAGGGAGCTTATAAGGAAGATCTCTGGGCGAACCGACCAAGAGACCCAGGAGCTGCTAGACAAGCTTGAGCAGGAGATCAGCGCAATCAATGTCCGTCTGCGGCAGATGGACCCCCTGATGCCGGCGCGCGCCACGTGAAGCGAGAGATCGACGTGGAGCGCCTGGTCAGGACGATTGTATCTGGCTATCAAACGCGCTTCGCCAGGCACGATATCTCCCTGGCCATCGAAAAGCCAAGCGACTCTGGGAACTTCCTTGTGAACATGGTTCCAGGGTTCCTCAGCCTTGCTCTTGAGAACCTCATCAGCAACTCGGTCTACTGGTTGGGCGAGCGGCATGACAAGTCCGTGCCGGCGAAGATCACAATTGACATCGACCCGCGCTCAAATACCGTATCGGTTACAGACAATGGACCGGGTGTCAGAGTCTCACAGAGAGCGTGTCTTCCATCCCGGGTTCAGCCTGCGAGCCAAGGGCAAGGGGTACGGTCTTTATCTGGCTAGGGAGGTCGCCGAGTATCACCAAGGGAAGCTGTTTCTTGAAGCTTCCGTCGGCGATGGGGGCGGGCTGAACACGTTCGTACTTGAGCTACCAAGGAAGCAATGATGGACATCAAGGAACTGATCCAGGACGCCAGCATTCGACGGGTTCTGTTCGTCGACGACGACCTGCGTGATAGGCCGACTCTCAGAGAAGTCGACCTGGCCTCACATCCTTCACATCTGGTGTCGGACATCTTGCGCGATGCTGACGATGATGACACGGAGGAACTCATTTCCATTGCTAGCGAGCATGGTGCGAAGAGCGGCAATGAGAATGAGCTGTTTGACAGTCTGCACAAGCCGCAAGTGCTGGCGGCAGCGCCGGATTCCATTCGAGTCCCCTATGAGACCGCCAGGGACAAGATCAAGGATGCGGGTGCCCCGGTGCGCAAGATCATTGAGTGGGTGAAGGAGTGGACCGGCCACGATCCCGTCCTGCGCACGGTGCCTAGCGCTACCGTGCAGGCGCCAGCGGATATCTTTGATCTTCTGGTGATTGATTACTATTTGGTAGGGGACAGCGAGGCCGAGACTGCGCCTTACATCAGGAGAATGTTGGACCTTCACGAGAAGGAGGATAAGCCCCTTCTCGTAGTGTTGATGACGT
This portion of the Stenotrophomonas sp. WZN-1 genome encodes:
- a CDS encoding phosphoadenosine phosphosulfate reductase family protein, encoding MAEHHVLGISGGKDSAALAVYMRLNHPELDLKYFFTDTGKELPEVYDFLGSLEGFLGKEILRLNPQRDFDFWLREYNNFLPSPRSRWCTRQLKLTPFRNWIKPWLDAGDTVHSYVAIRSDENHREGYDSGHRNLTVHLPFREAGVDHSGVMELLDGAGVGLPKYYEWRSRSGCTFCFFQQKIEWVRLKQQHPDRFEEAKMYEKTALEHGSPFTWSDRESLTELEQPERIEAIERDFERRKEKSASRGRINPLRQGVELPAGVEMEELFGETTACVICQK
- a CDS encoding aminotransferase class V-fold PLP-dependent enzyme gives rise to the protein MKSPAPIYADFASSAPPLPEVVDAMMEWLGGSHANPHADHLPGHRAARAVEDARQQIADLIEADPDGVVFTSGATESNNLALKGLAGSCGEGLLFSPLDHSSIVEVARYLGQSGSCRVRQQA